AAAACCATGAAACTATTTAAAAATAACCAAACAGCAAAAGAAGTTAAACCAGAAAGAGAAACGACTTTTGGAATGTCTGTCATTGTTTTGATAGCTGCAATCGGGGTTCTGTTAATCGGCGTGGTAGGCCTTAAACTAGACCCTCATATTCCAATTTTGATGAGTGTCACAGTCCTTTTAGTTTACAGTATTTATCTGCGTATTCCGTGGAAAGATATGCGCGATAGTATCTGTAAGAGTATTTCAGAATCCATAGAGGCTATTTTAATTATTTGCCTGATTGGGGTTACTGTTGGAACCTGGATGTCCAGCGGTACTGTGCCATTAGTTATATATTATGGACTTAAAATTTTCTCACCGCAATGGTTCTTGTTATCTATTCTGCTGTTGTGCTGTATCATGTCTGTTGTAACAGGGTCCTCATGGACAACCGTTGGTACAATTGGGGTTGCCTTTATGGGGGTCGGAATTGGTTTGGGAATCCCGGCAGGTCTCACTGCTGGCGCGATTCTTTGCGGTGCTTATTTTGGCGATAAGCAATCGCCGGTTTCCGATACAACAAATTTTGCTGCAGCTGTGTCAAAAGGCGGACTTTATGAAGTGGTACGCGCAATGATTTATACCACGGGTCCTTCTCTGCTTGTCAGCGCAGTTGTCTTTGTTTTCCTTGGATTTAGATATGGCTCGGGCACGGCAGATATATCACAGATACAGGCCATTACGGATGGGCTTGCTTCTTCCTTTAATCTTTCACCTGTATTAATAATACCACTAATTTTGTTATTGGCAATGATTATTTTAAAGGTACCTGCCATTCCGACAATGATTATTGCGTCATTGATGGGAGCGTTTTTCACATTTGTTATCCAAGGCCAAAATTTAGCCTCATGCTTAACTTTCATGCATTCAGGATATGTCTCAGAGACAGGTGTAGACGTTATTGATAGCCTGTTAACTCGCGGTGGTTTAAATTCGATGACATCGACAGTTATGCTGATGCTTTTCTCGCTGGCTCTCGCCGGTTGTCTGGAACGCACAGGGGTAATGAGTGTTGTTATTGGCAAGATCAGCGGAATAACAAAAAACCGTGCCGGACTTATTACAACAACACTGGTTATGGCAATTGCATTAAGCTTTTTTGCAGCAGACCCTTATTTAGCAATGCTGCTTCCAGCCAATGCTATGGGTAGAAAATTTGACGAACAAGGTATTGACCGGCGTGTTCTTGGTCGAACCATTCAGGATGGTGCGACAGTTATGGCACCGCTTGTTCCCTGGGGAACAAATGGTATTTATTGTTCCCTAACACTAGGGGTGGCTGTTGCAGAGTATGCGCCTTACTACTTAATGGGATATGCAACACCAATATTCGCGGTTATCTGTGCAGTAACAGGATTTGGTGTGCTTTACACTAAAAAGAAAAATGATAATGAAAATGAACCCGCATTGGAACAATAAAGACACAGCGTTGGTGTTTAATATCCAAAAGTGCTCAATTCATGATGGCCCTGGAATACGTACGATCGTTTTTTTAAAAGGATGTCCATTAAAATGTCTGTGGTGTGCAAATCCGGAGTCACAGGAATATGGGAAAGAGATTGCAGATACGCAGTCACATTGTATAGGATGTGGTGTTTGTATTGAAAAATGTCCAGAACAATGTATCGTACTGGACAAAAACGGTCATGGCGTCATTAACAGAGCGGTTTGTAATGTGTGCGGTGTCTGTACTGAAGTATGTTATGCAAAGTCAAAACGTATGGTCGGAGAAGAGATGACCGTTGAAAAGCTCATGGAAAAGGTACGGCGCGATAAGGTCTATTATAATAATTCGAATGGAGGTGTTACCTTTTCGGGAGGCGAGCCGTTAACACATCCTGAATTTCTTTTGAATGCGGCTCGGGAGTGCAAAAAACTGGGAATCAATGTAGCTGTTGAAACCTGTGGTTATGCAAACTTTCAGCACTTTGAGCCAGCACTGAAATATATAGATTTAATCTTTATGGATATTAAAGAGATTGACTCAAAAAAGCATGAGATATTAACAGGCCGAGGAAATGAGAAAATCATTGAGAATTTTAAAAAGATTGATTCCTTTGGAAATAAAATAACAGTACGGGTTCCAGTAATTCCGGGCTATAATGACCAGCAGGAAAATTTTAAAGGGATAGCTGAGCTGGTAGCGTCTGCTGACCATGCAGAAGGTATTGAGTTGCTGGCATACCATGCTTTGGGGGTCCATAAATATGAAATGCTTGGAAGGAAGTATGAGTTACAGAATGTTAACAGCCCAGAAGATGAAAAGATGCTGGAATACGTGGATTATATGAATAAAATTTTGGTACCGGCAGGGAAAAAATGCTGGTTTGAACAGCATAAATAGCTGAAAATTAATGGAGGAGTATAGAATGATAACCAAACGCGTAGAAAAATTAAGAGATAGAATGCGGGAAACCAAACCACATATTTGCGTGGAACGCGCAGAATTAATCACAAAATTCTACAGGCAATGTTCCTGTGATACGCCAATGCTCAGACGTGCTAAGCTATTAAAGTATCTGCTGGAAAATATGACGATATATATTGCGGACGATGAATTGTTTGCCGGTAACCAAGCCAAGGAATATCGAGGAGTTCCGGTATTTCCTGAATTTGGTGCAAATTGGATTATTGATACAATTGACACCTTTTCCACCAGACAAACTGACCCTTTATTTATCAGTGACGAAAACAAAAAAAGACTGCTCGAAGATCTTGAGTTTTGGAAGGATAACAGCTTTAAAGAGCTCGTTGATGAAAAGTTGACAGAGGAAGTACTGGAAGCTGAACAACTGGGAGTTTTATCCGTTGGTTCAAGGACAACCTCAACAGGCCATGTTGTTCCCAATTACCCAAAAGTTTTTAAATTGGGATTAAAAGGAATTATTGAAAATGCGCAGAAAAAAATCGAATCCGTTGATTATGTCAATCATGAAACACAGCGTCAGATTGATTTTTGGCAAGGGGTTATTATTTCCTGTGAATCCTGTATAGACTTTGCTCACCGCTATGAAAAGCTGGCCAAAGAAATGGCCGAAAAGGAAAGTGACTCAAAACGAAAAAATGAGCTTTTGCAAATTGCCAGCAATTGCTCGATCGTTCCAGAAAATCCACCACAGACAACTTATGAAGCACTTCAATTTTTCTGGTTTATGCATTTGATTATGCAGATCGAGACAAATGGGCACTCTATTGGCCTTGGGCGATTTGATCAAACGATGTACCCCTTCTACAAAAAAGATATTGAAGAAGGCAATATAACTTTTGATCAATGCGTCGAGTATATTGAGTGTCTGTGGATTAAAATAACAGAAATTATTAAAGTGCGTGATGACTTTGATGCACAAGCTTTTGCGGGATATCCCATGTGGCAAAACTGTGCGGTTGGGGGTGTAACGCCGGATGGCAAGGATGCTGTTAATGAGTTTTCGTTTTGTATTCTTCAGGCAACCAGCGAGGTGAAAACGACGCAGCCCACCATATCTTTCCGTTATCATGATGGTATTAACGAAGAATTTTTTAAAAAGGCGCTTACGATGATACAGGCTGGTCTTGCGACACCGGCAATGTTTAATGATAAACTGATCATTCCACTTGTTCTCTCTAAGGGAGCTACTATTAAGGAGGCCAGAGACTGGAGTATTGAAGGTTGCGTTGAGAATTATGTTACTGGAAAAACAGATGGTCGACCAGTTGTCGGCTATATTAATACTGTGAAACTTGTTGAATTTGTGTTAAATGATGGCATTGATCCGTTAACCGAAAAACAGATTGGGCTTAGAACGGGTGATCCAAACAGCTTTGAGTCTTTTGATGATTTTATGGATGCTTATCAAAAACAAATGGAATATTTTACAAAGCTGATGTGTGAGGCTTACAATATTGTGGGTGCCTGTCAGGCTAATATGGTTCCGGCATTAGTATCTTCCAGTTTGGTAGATGATTGCATTGAAGAAGGAAAAACACTGCAGGAAGGTGGAGCGAAATATAATTTTTCAGGTTCGTTTATCACAGCAATGGCTAACGCGGCGGATTCAATCGCGGCGATCAAAAAATTCGTTTATGATGAACATAAGATAAGTTTTAACGAACTTAAGGCTGCCATTGCAGATGACTTTAAGAATCAGGAACCCTTGCGTCAGATGCTCATGAACGATGCGCCTAAATATGGCAATGATGATGACTACGTTGATGAGATTGCACGAAAAATTGTGGAGATAGCAACAGATGAAATTGAAAAATATCCCGATTCAAGAAATGGTAAGTACGTTTTGTCAGTTCTCTCACAGTCCTTTAATGTCCTTCAGGGCAAAAGTGTTGGAGCTACGCCTGACGGACGCCATGCTTTTGAAGCATTAGCAGATAATGCTTCACCAGCCGCATCAAGGGATGTCAATGGACCGACAGCGGCTTTGCGTTCAGTTTCTAAAATTGATCAATTTCGTCCTTTAATTGGCACATTGCTTAATCAGAAGTTTGATCCGGTTATCGTTAAGGGAGAAAAAGGTCTGAATATTCTCGGAACTTTGATTAAATCTTACTTTGACGAATACGGAGAACATGTTCAGATAAATGTTGTGGATGAAGAAACATTAAGAGATGCTCAGGTTCATCCAGAAAAGCATCGTAATTTGATGGTTCGGGTTGCAGGCTATTCTGCGTATTTTATTGAGCTGGATAAAGATGTTCAGGAAAATGTCATTGCAAGGACAGCTCAGCAGGGTCTGTAAGTAATTATCGGTAAAGGCTGATAAATAAAATATGCAAAAGAGTTCTAGTCCAACTCTTTTGCATAATAAAAAAAGAAACTTAAAAGTGAAAAAGTAATATAAATTATTCAACTGAAAAATAAGATAATATAAATATTCTTCACTAATCTCTTTTATGTTAATAATACCACGGTTTTTATAATTAGCAAGTCTATTTTAAAAATTCATTTTATTTCTCAAGAGGATCGAGTTTTATCGGCATGATTAGTGAAAATCTAGTAGTTTGACAGTAATTGGTAAAGTGTTTTAAAAATCAGGAGGTTAAAAATGTCGATTGGTACTTGGATTATGTTGATATTTTACGGCGTTGTTCTCGGCGGAGGCAGTATTGCCCTAATTGCGCATTCGCTAAGGAATAAAGAGATTTAGAAGAGGAGAAATAAAATGAGTGATAAAAAAAGCCGTGGAGCATGGGGATCGCGGATAGGCTATATTCTGTCAACCCTGGGGATGGCGATTGGTGTCGGTGCAATGTGGCGTTTTCCAATGCTGACTGCAAAGTATGGTGGAGGCGCGTTTGTCCTGGCATTTTTTCTAATCAGTATTATTATTGTAATCCCGGCCGCTTGGGGAGAAGTTGGATTGGGGAGACATACAAAATCCGGTGTTGCCGGTGCGCTTGAGTCTCTGGCAGGTAAAAAAGGAAAAGTGATCGGAACATTCATCGCATTGATTCCGCTTTTGTTAATGTTCTATTATCCTGTTATTATGGCGAATGTTGTACAATACATTTATTATACCGCTGCAGGGTCGCCGTTTCTGGCAGATCCTGAGGGATTTTACAATGTTGTTGCAAACAATAAAATCGTCGTGTTTCTGGTGGTTGCCGGGCTTGATATTCTGACAGGTGTTATCTGTCTGGGCGGTATCAAGGGCGGTATTGAAAAAGCATGTAAAATTCTTTTACCGGCATTGTTTGTTATTTTGGTCGTTCTGGTCGTCCGTATCTGTACACTGCCAGGGATTATGGAAGGGATTGAATTTTATGTCCGTCCAGATTTTTCTCAGTGGGCAAATCCGAAGCTCTGGGTTGAAGCGGCCGGTATGGCGCTGTTTGCAATAGGCTGCGGGCCGGGCTACCTCATAACTTTTGGGAGCTACTGCTCCGACAAAGCGGATATCGGGACAGACCTGGTAACTGTCAATATTACCCAGATGCTAATCTGTGTTTTAAGTGGCTTTGCGATGATTCCAGCGGTTATTCTTTTTGGAATGAACCCGGACGCAGGCAGCGGTCTTATTTTCATGGTATTGCCGAAGGTTTTTGAACAGCTTGCGGGCGGTCCTGTCTGGCTGGTGTTTTTCCTGATCGCATTATTATTCGCTGGTTTATCCACCACTATTTCCGCCTGGGAGGTCCCGGTTACTGTTTTAATTGACAGCTTTGGAATGAAGCGGAGAACAGCGGTTATCATTGTGACACTTGTCGCTATTATTGGCGCGATTCCATGTATCTGGATTTCCGAATTCTTAGAACATTTCGACTATTTGGTTGGGACATTTCTGTATACTGCTGCCGCCACTGGCCTTGCTGTTTACCTGGCATGGTTTTATAAGGCGAAACGCGTGCGTGAGGAGTGGATTAATCCGACCTCTGTTGTCAAATACGGAGCATGGGAAGATGTTTTATACAAGTTCCTCGCTGTGCCGGTATTCATATATTTCCTTGCGACAGGATTTATTGGCTTCTTCAGTTAAACAGGCTGTTTTACAAGTAACAGACTGGAAAGGATTTTTCCTTTCCGGTCTTTCATCTAAAAAGAACAGAGGGCAGACGATGAATGCAGAAAAATTAAAAGATTTATTAACAGAGGTAAAGAGCGGTCAAACCAGTATTGACAGCGCTTTTGAAAAAATAAAGGATATACCGTATCATGATCTGGAATACGCAAAGGTCGACTATCATAGAGAATTGCGCAA
The DNA window shown above is from Eubacterium limosum and carries:
- the nhaC gene encoding Na+/H+ antiporter NhaC — encoded protein: MKLFKNNQTAKEVKPERETTFGMSVIVLIAAIGVLLIGVVGLKLDPHIPILMSVTVLLVYSIYLRIPWKDMRDSICKSISESIEAILIICLIGVTVGTWMSSGTVPLVIYYGLKIFSPQWFLLSILLLCCIMSVVTGSSWTTVGTIGVAFMGVGIGLGIPAGLTAGAILCGAYFGDKQSPVSDTTNFAAAVSKGGLYEVVRAMIYTTGPSLLVSAVVFVFLGFRYGSGTADISQIQAITDGLASSFNLSPVLIIPLILLLAMIILKVPAIPTMIIASLMGAFFTFVIQGQNLASCLTFMHSGYVSETGVDVIDSLLTRGGLNSMTSTVMLMLFSLALAGCLERTGVMSVVIGKISGITKNRAGLITTTLVMAIALSFFAADPYLAMLLPANAMGRKFDEQGIDRRVLGRTIQDGATVMAPLVPWGTNGIYCSLTLGVAVAEYAPYYLMGYATPIFAVICAVTGFGVLYTKKKNDNENEPALEQ
- a CDS encoding glycyl-radical enzyme activating protein, yielding MKMNPHWNNKDTALVFNIQKCSIHDGPGIRTIVFLKGCPLKCLWCANPESQEYGKEIADTQSHCIGCGVCIEKCPEQCIVLDKNGHGVINRAVCNVCGVCTEVCYAKSKRMVGEEMTVEKLMEKVRRDKVYYNNSNGGVTFSGGEPLTHPEFLLNAARECKKLGINVAVETCGYANFQHFEPALKYIDLIFMDIKEIDSKKHEILTGRGNEKIIENFKKIDSFGNKITVRVPVIPGYNDQQENFKGIAELVASADHAEGIELLAYHALGVHKYEMLGRKYELQNVNSPEDEKMLEYVDYMNKILVPAGKKCWFEQHK
- a CDS encoding glycyl radical protein — translated: MITKRVEKLRDRMRETKPHICVERAELITKFYRQCSCDTPMLRRAKLLKYLLENMTIYIADDELFAGNQAKEYRGVPVFPEFGANWIIDTIDTFSTRQTDPLFISDENKKRLLEDLEFWKDNSFKELVDEKLTEEVLEAEQLGVLSVGSRTTSTGHVVPNYPKVFKLGLKGIIENAQKKIESVDYVNHETQRQIDFWQGVIISCESCIDFAHRYEKLAKEMAEKESDSKRKNELLQIASNCSIVPENPPQTTYEALQFFWFMHLIMQIETNGHSIGLGRFDQTMYPFYKKDIEEGNITFDQCVEYIECLWIKITEIIKVRDDFDAQAFAGYPMWQNCAVGGVTPDGKDAVNEFSFCILQATSEVKTTQPTISFRYHDGINEEFFKKALTMIQAGLATPAMFNDKLIIPLVLSKGATIKEARDWSIEGCVENYVTGKTDGRPVVGYINTVKLVEFVLNDGIDPLTEKQIGLRTGDPNSFESFDDFMDAYQKQMEYFTKLMCEAYNIVGACQANMVPALVSSSLVDDCIEEGKTLQEGGAKYNFSGSFITAMANAADSIAAIKKFVYDEHKISFNELKAAIADDFKNQEPLRQMLMNDAPKYGNDDDYVDEIARKIVEIATDEIEKYPDSRNGKYVLSVLSQSFNVLQGKSVGATPDGRHAFEALADNASPAASRDVNGPTAALRSVSKIDQFRPLIGTLLNQKFDPVIVKGEKGLNILGTLIKSYFDEYGEHVQINVVDEETLRDAQVHPEKHRNLMVRVAGYSAYFIELDKDVQENVIARTAQQGL
- a CDS encoding sodium-dependent transporter, producing the protein MSDKKSRGAWGSRIGYILSTLGMAIGVGAMWRFPMLTAKYGGGAFVLAFFLISIIIVIPAAWGEVGLGRHTKSGVAGALESLAGKKGKVIGTFIALIPLLLMFYYPVIMANVVQYIYYTAAGSPFLADPEGFYNVVANNKIVVFLVVAGLDILTGVICLGGIKGGIEKACKILLPALFVILVVLVVRICTLPGIMEGIEFYVRPDFSQWANPKLWVEAAGMALFAIGCGPGYLITFGSYCSDKADIGTDLVTVNITQMLICVLSGFAMIPAVILFGMNPDAGSGLIFMVLPKVFEQLAGGPVWLVFFLIALLFAGLSTTISAWEVPVTVLIDSFGMKRRTAVIIVTLVAIIGAIPCIWISEFLEHFDYLVGTFLYTAAATGLAVYLAWFYKAKRVREEWINPTSVVKYGAWEDVLYKFLAVPVFIYFLATGFIGFFS